In Papaver somniferum cultivar HN1 chromosome 1, ASM357369v1, whole genome shotgun sequence, a genomic segment contains:
- the LOC113359022 gene encoding uncharacterized protein LOC113359022: MAVYVRAKRVTDPLNDKVKASICGHHDVKSYVSSSGSEHDSDHHHDSSSSSSCSLSDLIHGFLENDDDDKGRNQNAENDHEECSSDSEKRMIDSNNNSVSLNESISMLRDLLNPRVRFDSGFRLMLQSQVTKTFTLYSSLSSDKGVLRRRVMSYLRENGYNAGICKTKWESCGGLTGGNYEFIDVIKPASLSCSSEIRYFIDIDFMGEFEIARPTSQYEKLVQILPRVYIGRSEELKQIIKLVSEAAKKSLKINQLLLSPWRKNRFMQMKWFGPYKRTLNQVSSSSSSSASPTASNIQLGFHQKINFAPIKYQSSSSMGFNVDRNSSNVINGVCNGGRLNNIPVATRIR; encoded by the coding sequence ATGGCGGTTTATGTAAGAGCGAAAAGAGTTACAGATCCATTAAACGATAAAGTGAAAGCTAGTATTTGTGGtcatcatgatgtgaaaagttatgtTAGTAGCAGCGGGAGTGAACATGATTCTGATCATCATcacgattcttcttcttcttcgtcgtgTAGTCTTTCTGATCTCATTCATGGATTCTtagaaaatgatgatgatgataaaggaAGAAATCAGAACGCCGAGAATGATCATGAAGAGTGTAGTAGTGATTCAGAGAAGAGGATGATTGATAGTAATAATAATTCTGTTTCTCTAAATGAATCGATTAGTATGCTGAGAGATCTGTTGAATCCAAGAGTGAGATTTGATTCAGGTTTTCGATTAATGTTACAATCTCAAGTAACGAAGACATTTACATTATATTCATCATTAAGTTCAGACAAAGGTGTTTTAAGAAGACGTGTTATGAGTTATCTTCGTGAAAATGGATATAATGCTGGGATTTGTAAAACTAAATGGGAAAGTTGTGGAGGATTAACTGGAGGTAATTATGAATTTATTGACGTAATTAAACCAGCATCATTATCATGTTCATCGGAGATcaggtattttattgatattgattttatgGGAGAGTTTGAAATTGCTAGACCAACTTCACAGTATGAGAAGTTGGTACAAATTTTACCTAGAGTTTATATTGGAAGATCTGAAGAACTTAAACAAATTATCAAATTAGTGTCTGAAGCTGCTAAGAAATCTTTGAAGATTAATCAGCTTCTGTTATCTCCTTGGAGGAAGAATCGTTTTATGCAAATGAAATGGTTTGGTCCGTATAAAAGAACTCTGAATCAAgtgtcatcttcttcatcttcatcagcatcACCAACGGCGTCGAATATTCAGTTAGGGTTTCATCAGAAGATCAATTTTGCTCCGATCAAATATcagtcatcttcatcaatgggATTCAACGTTGATCGTAACAGTTCGAATGTTATTAACGGTGTTTGTAACGGTGGCCGTTTAAATAATATTCCTGTGGCTACTCGTATTAGATAG